CCCAGAGCTGCTGGTGTTGATCTTCCATGATCTCCCAGATGCTGTTGTCGCTGATGCTGCCGGGATCTCCTGGCTGATGCTTATAATGCACGAAACCATTGCCGGTAAAGCGGTCCAGCCCTCCGAAATAGGTGCCAACCCATAACTGATGTGCATGGTCAATACATAAACTCACCACCACATTGCCGGAAATACTGGCTGCATTACCGGGATCATGTTTGTATTGTTTGAAAGTACCACGACTCCTGTCAAAATATATAAGTCCGCCGCCATTGGTGCCGATCCAGAGATTACCAACGGCATCTTCCACGAACCGGTTCACATCATCAAAAGGCAGGCTGTTACTGTTGTACGACTGGTATTGGTACAACGGGAACTTAACCATATTTTCATGGTAGTAGTTCAGGCCTTTCTTGAAAGTCCCTATCCAGATGATCCCGCTGTTATCTTTATATAAAGTAGTAATACTGTTCTGACTCAGGCTTCTGTTATCATCTACAATATGCTGTATATACCGGATGCTATGTGTTTTTTTATTGATGATATTAACGCCGCCATGGTCGGTGCCAATCCATATTTCTCCGTTGCTGGCAGGTACGATTCCCCTGATGATATTATTGTTCAAAGGCAGTCCTGGCGTGGTTTGGGAGAAGTTGGTCCATTTTTTTGCCTGTACATCAAATAGCCATACGCCGTTATCATCTTTCTCTGAAAACAGCCACAGGTCGCCGTCCTGATCGGTACTCATGGTAAAACCGGTACTGTCGGGCCTTTGCAGGGCAGGGTTCCGGTAATCTACAGCCAGCGAATTGCCGTTCACATGTTCCAGGATGCCATTGCTGTGGATGATCCAGTAATTCCCATCGCGGTCGGTATTGATATCTGCAATAATATTACTGGCAATAGAATTGGTATCGTTGGGGAGATGTTGGAGAAGTCTGGTCTGGTATTGATTATTTTTATCTGTATAGATTATTTTAGGAAGATGTTTGTTGGTATTATATTCCAGCAGATATACGCCATTGGCCGGATGAAGGAAGATGTATTTGTTTTTTAGTTCGATAACAGATTTGATGGTGTTTCCCGGGATACCCCATTTTTGTAATGCTGTTTCGGGTCGGTGATTGAAGCGGCTGGTAGCGGGATTATAAATGTTGATGCCACTGCGTGTATAGAGCCATAGCTGGTTGCCCGGGCCACGTTGTATCTTTTCTACCGAGTTGTCAGACAGGCTGGTGGTATCCCGGATATCATGCTGGAAGGCCTTGAAATTGTAGCCATCAAAGCGGTTTAAGCCGGATATGGTACCTATCCACATGAAGCCGGTACTATCTTTAAATATGCAATTGACCTGGTTGTTGAGCAGGCCATGGTTGATATCTATATGATTAAACTGATAGTTAAGTGTTTGAGCGCGCATGCCACGGGCAGGCACTAAAAACATAACGGTAGATACAAGTAGGTTCAGTAAAGTCCTCTTCCTCATTTACACACTGCTTTGGTTGACATAACTGCCAGGCAAGATAGGTTTTTCTGACCGAAAATACACCGGTTGCCTTTGTCGCCTGATATTCAATCGATTCCGTTATGTCTGCACACTAATATGCTGTAAAAGCAATAGTATTAAGCCCGGCGTGGACACGGCAGGCACTATGCTAAATTCTCCGCCAGCGCGGGGCGGAGAGGAGCTTCGAAAAAAAAGCCACATCATTTTATTCCTGGGAACCCTGAAACGCGGACTGCGTTTATACTTTATGTTGCTACACCAATACTTCAAAGGCGTGCATGATTTCAGTAATGTCTTTTCTGCAATAGGTGGCGCACAGGCTTTTGTATAGTTCTTCCTGCTTCGGGGTGGTGAATTCAGAATAACATAAAACAGCTATGCCTTTCTGAAATAACAATGTGACGAATATCCTTCCGGATATTTCGTCAAAACAGCTGACATCTACCATTACATGCGTCACCGATGCAAATATCAACGCATCCCTGACAATATAGTAAGTGGTCGCAACTGTTACCTGATGTGATGTTGAGTACTTCCTTGCAAGGGCTTTTGTAAAAACTTTGTCTTTGTCGTAGATCAGTAAGTGCACGGCAGGGTCTTTGAGGTTAATTAAATACCGCGCATTACAGATGAAAAATATAATGCGCGGAGCTCTCTGTCTTTCGTCATCCTGTCGGCTAACTGGTAATGACAAAATTGAAGAGCCCGCGCAATTACATACGCGAGCCTCATACGCCTGCATATCTAACCAGTTTTGCCGACAGTTAATATGCTCTAGTATGATGCCTTGCAATCAATTTTTGGGATCGCAAAGATAGGCTAATATAAGAAAAATTTTCTTTTGGGCGATATCGGCCAAAAATAATTCGCGCGGTTCACACAATTTCAAGCGTGGACATCAAGGATACAATATTAGCAATCACTGGAAAGTCAATACGCCAGCTGCGGAAGGCCCGCGGCTGGACGCTGGAAGACCTTGGGGATGCCGCAGAGGTTGACCCATCCAAGCTTTCAAAGATTGAAAGAGGATTGATTAATGCAGAATATACCACTATTGTAAAAATTGCTATCGCATTAGGCGTACAGCTGAATAATGTGTTTGTAATACCCTATTCAAAAGAGAATGCTAAATAAATTAGCAAATTATCTAGCTCCCCATATCATCATCCCATAGATATTTACATACAGCAGACTACAATAAAAGGCTGGGAAATATTTTTTGACATACATCAAATCATATAAAAAGAAAACCCACGCCAGTAGGGATCTACAGCGTGGGGATATTAAAATTCCACGTTATGGCACTCAGGTCCATAAAAAGTTTATCTTGATAATGATTTTTTCAGTACAATAATCCTCGTCGAATCAATACTTTCTACGATACAAATGTATGGTTTGCTAAAAGCAATGTCAAGTATTAGCAAAGATATTTTTGCAGCATTTGCAGATTTAATTATTCAGAAATTATCTTGGTACGCTATAATTTTTAAATAATTATTGCTAATTTTTTCCCCCAATTTGATAATTCTTTTATGCGACGCTCACTATTACTCCACGGAATCATGTCCGTCCTATTTATGGGACTACTTACACCCATTTTTGCGCAAAGTCCATCAGGAAAAGGTTTGACGGTAACACTTGACTATTACTACAACCACGAATTTAAAAAAGATAAAGCCGGCAACACGATTCGCTGGCATTATATCTGGGATGAACAGGAAAACGGAGGCTTCTCCCTATGGGCAAATATCTGGGATTCGCTGGGGGTAAAAAGAGATACACTCGCAGTAGCACCTACCAAAGCAAATCTTCGTAACAGCAATATCTATATCATGGTAGATCCGGATACTGAAGCAGAAACGCCTCATCCAAACTACATGAATGAGCATGATGCCAACGAAATCTATAACTGGGTGAAAGCCGGCGGTGTATTGATTTTGCTGGAAAATGACTCGCTCAATGCGGAGTTTGACCACTTTAATAAATTGTCCGAACGCTTCGGTATTCACTTTAATGGTGATTCCCGTAACCGCGTTCAGGGCAAACACTATGAGCAAGGCGCCTTCATGATCCCTGCCAACCACGAGGTATTCCCAAGTGTACAGAAAATCTATATAAAGGAAATTTCGAGTCTTACCCTGAAAGCGCCAGCCAGGGCCGTTTATAAAGATGGTGATATCGCTATTATGGCAGTTGCCAAAGTAGGTAAAGGCGCCGTATTCGCCGTAGGCGACCCATGGTTCTATAACGAATATGTTGACGGAAAAAGACTCACACCTGATTATCAGAACTATCAGGCTGCGATCGACCTGAGCAACTGGGCTATCAAACAGGCCAAAGCAAAAAAATAATTTACCTATCCAGTTTAAGGAACTGCAGGTTACGGCGGATACCCGCGTACTTACTGCGTTTCAGCGGAGAATGACGGAAGACTTCCTTAAAGGCTTCTTCCGTCATATCCTCCCAATCACTGGTAGAAAAATTCAGAATAGCCGGAATGGGCGTAAAAGCCACTTCGCTGTTAGGTTTGCTGAACCGGTTCCACGGACAAACATCCTGACACGTATCGCAGCCAAACATCCAGTTATCGAAACTGCCGTTCATCTCCGATGGTATCAACAGGTCTTTCAGCTCTATCGTAAAATAGGAAATACACCTGCTCCCGTCTACAACGCCGGGAGATACAATGGCATTGGTCGGACAGGCATCCAGGCACCGGGTACAGGTACCACAGAAATCTCCCACCGGCCCGTCGTATTCCAACGGGATATCCGTAATCAGCGTGGCAATAAAGAAGAAGGAACCTGATTTTTTATTGATGATATTCCCGTTCTTACCAACCCAGCCCAACCCCGACTTACGGGCCCATGCTCTTTCCAATACAGGCGCCGAATCCACAAATCCACGCCCCTGTACCTGGCCGATACGCTCCTGCATCCGCGCCAGCATCTCCTTTAACTTCGCCCGGATTACCTCGTGATAGTCCGCTCCATAAGCATACTTGGAAACTTTGGGGGCGTCTTCCTGCTGTTTTTCTGAAGGGAAATAGTTGTATAAAAGTGTGATAACAGACTGTGCCCCATCTACCAGCTTACGGGGATCAATTCGTTTATCGAAATGATTTTCCATATACTGCATATGGCCATTCATGCCCTTATTGAGCCAGGACTCAAGCCTGCGGGCGTCTTCGTCCAGCTGGGTAGCCTTAGAAATGCCACAGTAGTCAAATCCCATTTCCCGGGCCAGCTCTTTTATGTACCTGGTATGTTCCACGCCGCAAAATTACAACTTGTCCAGTTTACATTCCCTTCATTTTAAAAATACCTGTAACCATTATAAATTGCCCCCGATTTGAACCTATAAGAATTAATAATCTCTATATCTATATGCGCTATAACTCTGTCGTTGCAGCATTGCCTATCATGTTGGCTTGTTTGTGTACCAAAACTGCCTTTTCCCAGGAT
This window of the Chitinophaga sp. Cy-1792 genome carries:
- a CDS encoding helix-turn-helix transcriptional regulator, with translation MDIKDTILAITGKSIRQLRKARGWTLEDLGDAAEVDPSKLSKIERGLINAEYTTIVKIAIALGVQLNNVFVIPYSKENAK
- the queG gene encoding tRNA epoxyqueuosine(34) reductase QueG, with the protein product MEHTRYIKELAREMGFDYCGISKATQLDEDARRLESWLNKGMNGHMQYMENHFDKRIDPRKLVDGAQSVITLLYNYFPSEKQQEDAPKVSKYAYGADYHEVIRAKLKEMLARMQERIGQVQGRGFVDSAPVLERAWARKSGLGWVGKNGNIINKKSGSFFFIATLITDIPLEYDGPVGDFCGTCTRCLDACPTNAIVSPGVVDGSRCISYFTIELKDLLIPSEMNGSFDNWMFGCDTCQDVCPWNRFSKPNSEVAFTPIPAILNFSTSDWEDMTEEAFKEVFRHSPLKRSKYAGIRRNLQFLKLDR